In Lacrimispora indolis DSM 755, a genomic segment contains:
- a CDS encoding DUF3440 domain-containing protein codes for MPKIYTSEDVLTAAMRRINIAFSNFSHLYLCVSGGKDSSVMLQLCAYIARLRGKKFSVQYIDLEAQYQATIHHIEELRRMTADVVDRFYWCCLPLSLRNAVSVIQPKWICWDPDEREKWVRDMPQYACVINEDNLPKDWIWFYRGMEFEEFTYQFSQWFQKTHGNTIGVGIAIRSNESLNRLNTIISKRKERYQDYGWTTKLRVPGPDCEIYHFYPLYDWRTEDIWGAVSRLGLAYNEIYELMYKNGVSIHLQRLCQPYGDDQRNGLDQFRALESETWEKVVNRVHGVNFGNIYARSSLLGNMKSEKPAGLTWQQYTVLLLESLGLYSPELRDHYHRKIKIYLKWWSSHGFQLDHIPDEANRELEAKKKIPSWRRIARAIEKNDFWLRRLSFAPSKSDAELLIQLKKQYQNLIHLEDAQDKKMREIIMEVDHGNTMF; via the coding sequence ATGCCCAAAATATATACCTCAGAAGATGTATTAACTGCAGCAATGAGGCGGATTAACATCGCGTTTTCAAATTTCTCCCACCTATACCTCTGCGTGTCCGGCGGCAAGGACTCGTCCGTCATGCTCCAGCTCTGTGCATACATAGCCCGGCTGAGGGGCAAAAAATTCAGCGTCCAGTATATTGATCTGGAAGCACAGTATCAGGCTACGATTCATCACATCGAAGAACTGCGCCGGATGACAGCGGATGTAGTGGACAGGTTTTACTGGTGCTGCCTGCCCCTGTCACTTCGCAACGCAGTATCCGTCATTCAGCCAAAATGGATCTGCTGGGATCCAGATGAGCGGGAGAAGTGGGTGCGGGATATGCCGCAATACGCCTGTGTGATAAACGAAGATAACCTGCCAAAAGACTGGATATGGTTTTATCGGGGCATGGAGTTTGAAGAATTTACATATCAGTTCAGCCAATGGTTCCAAAAAACCCACGGCAATACTATCGGGGTCGGCATTGCTATCCGGAGCAACGAAAGTCTTAACCGTCTCAATACCATTATAAGCAAAAGAAAAGAAAGGTATCAGGATTACGGATGGACAACAAAGCTGCGGGTCCCTGGGCCTGATTGCGAAATCTATCATTTCTATCCGCTGTACGATTGGCGAACTGAAGATATCTGGGGCGCTGTGAGCCGTTTGGGACTTGCCTATAATGAGATTTATGAGCTGATGTACAAAAACGGGGTGAGCATCCATTTGCAGCGGCTCTGCCAGCCATACGGGGATGACCAGCGCAACGGATTGGACCAGTTCCGTGCGCTGGAGTCTGAGACCTGGGAAAAGGTTGTAAACAGGGTGCATGGCGTGAATTTCGGAAATATCTATGCCAGATCATCACTGCTGGGAAACATGAAGTCTGAGAAGCCCGCAGGACTGACCTGGCAGCAATATACCGTATTACTGCTTGAAAGCCTCGGCCTTTATTCTCCTGAGCTGAGGGATCACTACCACCGCAAAATAAAGATTTATTTGAAATGGTGGTCTTCCCATGGATTCCAGCTGGATCACATACCAGACGAAGCCAACCGGGAGCTGGAGGCGAAGAAAAAGATACCATCCTGGAGGCGGATAGCCAGAGCTATTGAAAAAAATGATTTTTGGCTGCGCCGGCTCAGCTTTGCACCGTCAAAATCAGACGCAGAGCTATTGATTCAGCTTAAAAAGCAATACCAGAATCTTATACATTTGGAGGACGCGCAGGACAAGAAGATGCGTGAGATAATCATGGAGGTGGATCATGGAAATACAATGTTTTGA
- a CDS encoding GNAT family N-acetyltransferase, which translates to MEIQCFEGKYDKALFYSKMGRFFAEERYIRQMPYLRNEPDRVWFLIEREGRVAAFSSLLIKSEYILFSTEYVETKYRRQGLFKALTKARFKYCCEINMPVHTSTNIEFIKDYYVKQGFNIYRTTKHYWFLCREGQEDTYEIHRKENIRNLQYGA; encoded by the coding sequence ATGGAAATACAATGTTTTGAGGGAAAATACGATAAAGCGCTTTTCTATTCCAAGATGGGGCGCTTTTTCGCCGAGGAGAGATACATTCGGCAAATGCCTTACCTGCGCAACGAACCTGACCGGGTCTGGTTCCTGATCGAAAGAGAAGGACGGGTCGCCGCTTTTTCATCTCTGCTGATTAAGAGTGAATATATATTATTTTCCACGGAATATGTAGAGACAAAGTACCGAAGGCAAGGTTTGTTCAAAGCTTTAACAAAAGCCCGGTTCAAATATTGCTGCGAAATTAACATGCCCGTGCATACCTCTACCAACATTGAGTTTATTAAGGATTATTATGTGAAGCAGGGTTTTAACATATATCGAACCACCAAACACTACTGGTTTTTATGCAGAGAAGGTCAGGAGGACACTTATGAAATTCACAGAAAAGAAAACATCAGAAACCTGCAATACGGAGCTTGA
- a CDS encoding IbrB-like domain-containing protein produces the protein MKFTEKKTSETCNTELENCIENIRNLLYPMKLHEKIQALNKIRRALNECSPFHDPVDLVEWIPAKKIQANDYNPNKVAPDEMELLYTSIRMDDFTQPIVSYRIDNDHYEITDGFHRNKIGRYPDIAKRRHGYLPLTIIDKPLDERIGSTIRHNRARGTHQIRSMSEIVVTLSKMGWSEARIGKNLGMEPDEIIRLKQISGLKEAFQNHEFSKSWTEFENKYYK, from the coding sequence ATGAAATTCACAGAAAAGAAAACATCAGAAACCTGCAATACGGAGCTTGAAAACTGTATTGAAAACATCAGGAATCTTCTTTATCCAATGAAACTGCACGAAAAGATACAGGCTCTGAACAAGATCCGGCGGGCTTTAAATGAATGTTCCCCGTTTCATGATCCTGTGGATCTGGTGGAGTGGATCCCCGCCAAAAAAATACAGGCGAATGATTACAATCCCAACAAGGTCGCCCCGGATGAAATGGAGCTGCTTTATACGTCTATCCGCATGGACGATTTTACACAGCCAATCGTATCCTACCGTATCGACAACGATCACTACGAAATTACAGACGGATTTCACCGCAACAAAATTGGCAGGTATCCCGACATCGCAAAAAGACGCCATGGTTACTTGCCATTAACCATTATTGACAAACCCCTGGATGAACGCATTGGCTCAACGATCCGCCATAACCGGGCGAGAGGAACCCATCAAATCCGTTCTATGAGCGAGATTGTCGTTACGCTGTCAAAAATGGGCTGGTCCGAGGCCAGAATAGGAAAAAACCTGGGCATGGAGCCGGATGAAATTATCCGCTTAAAACAAATCAGCGGATTGAAGGAAGCGTTTCAAAATCACGAATTTTCTAAGTCGTGGACCGAATTTGAGAATAAATATTACAAGTAA
- a CDS encoding sensor histidine kinase — translation MSGLISLIIYDVFIYLDYKAVFPSKRSHWLYGAAALAVNIGVAVPAYLLLDPRFAIYLIIGSVMLANHLLFYVNYMQILYVGSIYMFSLYSSMGIVFSLYSIIFHTSIKDIFLRDIQNQVMLPLVVLLSIAWDLLSRKLIVTHKKAGHLLHNRRQLKFVVIYLFFQLLFLTLINDGRYYDNIRSSAWFTVLYLGACIISKLWLLFVLHHTTQVSELFEYELYTYQLQDQLSRQMRHYQSYRKYTESYRAFRHDYENLMASLKALLNRQEYKKAIRMLDGIHDTMQRNVLVHKSYSDNIILDAILKDAADVCEEKNIHFSAHAYLPETVPMTELDIVRVFANIINNAIEACNKLSGQERFIEVKSNGNQNWVIIEITNSFNGELLIEGDEPETTKEDKDLHGFGLRIIKETIESLGGLVVIDPDKEKRVFKIRVCMPQTPYLMDFKEKSPSI, via the coding sequence ATGTCAGGGCTTATTTCACTCATTATTTATGATGTTTTTATCTATCTTGATTACAAGGCGGTGTTTCCGTCGAAAAGGAGCCATTGGCTTTATGGCGCAGCTGCGCTTGCCGTCAATATCGGTGTTGCCGTGCCAGCCTATTTGCTGCTGGATCCCCGGTTTGCCATTTATCTCATTATAGGTTCTGTAATGCTGGCCAACCATTTGCTGTTTTATGTAAACTACATGCAGATTCTTTATGTAGGCAGCATCTACATGTTTTCCTTATACAGCAGTATGGGCATAGTCTTTTCGCTGTATTCCATTATTTTTCATACCAGCATCAAAGACATTTTCTTGCGGGATATCCAGAATCAGGTAATGCTTCCATTAGTTGTGCTGCTTTCAATCGCATGGGATTTACTTTCCCGCAAGTTGATTGTTACACATAAAAAGGCCGGGCATTTGCTTCATAACAGGAGGCAGCTGAAATTCGTTGTCATTTACCTTTTTTTCCAACTGCTGTTTCTCACACTTATTAATGATGGCCGTTATTATGACAACATCAGATCCTCTGCTTGGTTCACTGTACTTTATCTGGGCGCCTGCATTATCAGTAAATTATGGTTGCTGTTTGTCCTGCATCATACGACTCAGGTATCCGAATTGTTTGAGTACGAGTTGTATACCTATCAATTACAGGATCAGCTTTCCCGCCAAATGCGTCATTATCAATCCTATCGTAAATATACGGAAAGCTATCGGGCATTTCGGCACGATTATGAAAATTTGATGGCTTCTTTAAAAGCTTTGCTGAACCGCCAGGAATATAAAAAAGCCATACGAATGTTAGACGGCATCCATGATACGATGCAGCGGAATGTACTTGTTCACAAAAGCTATTCTGACAATATTATATTGGATGCCATATTAAAGGATGCGGCCGATGTTTGTGAAGAAAAGAACATCCATTTTTCCGCACATGCATATCTTCCGGAAACTGTACCAATGACGGAATTGGACATTGTCCGTGTTTTTGCAAATATCATTAACAACGCAATAGAAGCCTGCAATAAGTTGTCCGGTCAGGAACGATTCATTGAGGTAAAGAGCAACGGAAATCAGAATTGGGTCATCATTGAGATAACCAATTCTTTTAACGGTGAGTTATTGATAGAAGGCGATGAACCGGAGACAACGAAAGAGGACAAGGATTTGCATGGCTTTGGGCTGCGAATCATTAAGGAAACGATTGAAAGCCTTGGAGGTTTAGTTGTAATTGATCCGGATAAGGAAAAGAGAGTGTTCAAAATCAGGGTCTGTATGCCTCAGACCCCATACCTTATGGATTTTAAAGAAAAGTCCCCATCAATTTGA
- a CDS encoding LytR/AlgR family response regulator transcription factor — MMTIFLCDDNQNTCAEYARLIKKIAKKNGVEVIVFSFNSGEELLFHLADSPNRADIIYLDILMGKLNGIETAKKLRELQCSSEIIFLTTSEDFVYKAYDISPVHYLLKSKTSTAKFEEVFLRAMTLALKKEYDMFLCESGTTQKVIPVKDISFFEIRKRIITVHYNGGESFDFYSTMEQLENQLLHKGFVRIHRSYIVNLFYISQFQNNILYLKTGEKVTVGTTYMQQTKKAFVDYVSHASIHDCGKGENHVRAYFTHYL; from the coding sequence ATGATGACAATATTTTTATGTGATGATAATCAAAATACCTGTGCAGAATATGCCCGGTTGATTAAAAAGATTGCAAAGAAAAACGGGGTGGAGGTCATTGTTTTCTCCTTCAACAGCGGGGAAGAGCTGTTATTTCACTTGGCAGATTCACCCAATCGGGCGGACATCATTTATCTGGATATCCTTATGGGTAAACTGAATGGTATTGAAACGGCAAAGAAACTAAGAGAACTTCAATGCAGTTCGGAAATCATTTTTCTGACCACAAGTGAAGATTTTGTTTATAAAGCTTACGATATTTCTCCGGTACATTATCTGCTGAAATCAAAAACGTCCACTGCTAAATTTGAGGAAGTATTTTTAAGGGCAATGACTTTAGCCCTGAAAAAGGAATACGATATGTTCCTTTGTGAGTCGGGGACAACTCAAAAGGTAATTCCTGTCAAGGATATCTCTTTTTTTGAAATCAGGAAACGAATCATAACAGTTCATTATAATGGAGGAGAAAGCTTTGATTTCTATTCGACAATGGAGCAATTGGAGAATCAGCTGCTTCACAAGGGATTCGTTCGCATTCATCGTTCATATATTGTGAATTTGTTTTACATTTCTCAATTTCAGAATAACATTCTATATCTAAAAACAGGTGAAAAAGTTACCGTAGGCACAACATATATGCAACAAACGAAAAAAGCTTTTGTTGATTATGTCAGTCACGCCAGTATCCATGATTGCGGAAAGGGAGAAAATCATGTCAGGGCTTATTTCACTCATTATTTATGA
- a CDS encoding class B sortase codes for MKIAAGFLLMVSVCVMVFSWYKMRESLQIYAEGDQNYKQLQTQIRHPAGANASESEALALVDIPSIYIDFEMLQKVNTDAAVWLYCPDTEIDYPVMCSDDYNWYLHHLPDGTYHVNGTLFLDYSCPPDFSGRLSIIYGHNMKSGKMFGSLVKYKEQKYFEQYPYLYLYTEQGNYRIDLKYGCVIGADQWRDQAFMFEGNLEALLSHASSKTTFESGTEYTDRDKFIVLSTCSYEFDDARYIVIGVLRPEYGA; via the coding sequence ATGAAAATCGCAGCAGGGTTCCTTCTAATGGTTTCAGTCTGTGTTATGGTGTTTTCCTGGTACAAGATGAGGGAAAGCTTACAGATTTATGCAGAAGGGGATCAAAACTATAAGCAGCTGCAAACGCAGATCCGGCATCCGGCAGGTGCCAATGCTTCTGAATCAGAAGCATTGGCGCTGGTGGATATTCCGTCAATCTACATAGATTTTGAAATGCTTCAAAAAGTTAATACTGACGCTGCTGTATGGCTTTACTGTCCTGATACTGAAATCGACTATCCTGTTATGTGCTCCGACGATTACAACTGGTATCTACACCATCTGCCGGACGGAACTTATCATGTGAACGGAACATTATTTCTTGACTACAGCTGTCCGCCGGATTTTAGCGGCAGGTTGAGCATCATTTACGGGCACAACATGAAATCGGGCAAGATGTTTGGTTCCCTGGTAAAATATAAGGAACAGAAATATTTTGAACAGTACCCTTACCTGTACCTTTATACAGAACAGGGAAACTACCGGATAGATCTGAAATATGGCTGTGTCATCGGTGCAGATCAATGGCGTGACCAGGCATTTATGTTCGAAGGAAATCTGGAAGCGCTGCTGTCACACGCATCATCAAAAACAACCTTTGAAAGCGGCACAGAATATACGGACCGTGATAAGTTTATTGTGCTTTCCACGTGCAGCTATGAGTTTGACGATGCCCGGTATATTGTAATCGGAGTTTTAAGGCCAGAATATGGAGCATAA
- a CDS encoding Spy0128 family protein encodes MPFLHKAQGKRITTMVCLFVLFILVMVLPRAAYAAVTSVPVTLRIDQVFIKNSFALGVNSVFSYTLTSMDAANPMPAGSISGVYSFTVDGTGSKNIDPISFNNTGIYRYEIKGNTFSSAAGYSYDNEVYSLTVYVRQPANHLVTEITVQKGDGSKAGRIEFKNTYTPLASKPEIMVDPPVKKTVSGNPSKASTFTFLLKAKNEANPMPEGSANGVKTITITGSGKKDFGSWTYTREGTYYYTISEVNTRQSRYTYDTTVYTITDVVKDVNGQLDVTRTVTNGSNKQVESCIFINKYSGGSSGGSGNGGSGKGSIKGVDAGVPKAGAPQTGVPEADVSETRIPKAGLSQIGIPKTGDSIRFGFYTAMFLGSFIVAACCIIYLIFTSRRKTEETVKAIGR; translated from the coding sequence ATGCCTTTTTTACATAAAGCACAGGGTAAAAGAATAACAACCATGGTTTGTCTGTTTGTTCTATTCATTTTGGTTATGGTACTTCCCAGGGCCGCTTATGCAGCGGTCACTTCGGTGCCGGTCACATTACGCATAGACCAGGTCTTTATAAAGAATAGCTTTGCTTTGGGTGTGAACAGTGTGTTTTCTTACACGTTAACCTCAATGGATGCCGCAAATCCAATGCCAGCGGGAAGTATCAGCGGCGTTTATTCCTTCACAGTCGATGGAACTGGCAGCAAAAATATTGATCCGATTTCCTTTAACAATACCGGTATCTACCGTTATGAAATCAAAGGAAATACGTTTTCCTCTGCAGCAGGATATAGTTACGACAATGAGGTTTATTCGTTGACTGTCTATGTGAGACAGCCGGCTAATCATCTTGTAACGGAAATTACTGTCCAAAAAGGTGATGGCAGCAAGGCGGGCCGTATTGAGTTTAAAAACACTTATACTCCTCTTGCAAGCAAGCCTGAAATCATGGTCGATCCGCCGGTGAAAAAAACTGTATCCGGAAATCCGTCTAAAGCCAGCACCTTCACCTTTTTACTGAAAGCAAAGAATGAGGCAAATCCCATGCCTGAGGGCAGTGCCAATGGTGTGAAAACCATAACTATTACGGGTTCAGGTAAGAAGGACTTTGGCTCATGGACATACACCAGGGAAGGAACGTATTATTACACCATCTCTGAAGTGAACACCAGACAATCGAGATACACTTATGATACCACTGTTTACACGATTACAGATGTTGTGAAGGATGTGAACGGCCAGCTGGATGTTACTCGGACAGTGACAAACGGATCCAATAAGCAAGTGGAATCCTGTATTTTTATAAACAAGTACAGTGGTGGAAGTAGTGGAGGCAGCGGAAATGGGGGAAGTGGCAAAGGCAGCATCAAAGGCGTAGATGCCGGAGTACCCAAAGCCGGCGCACCCCAGACAGGTGTACCTGAAGCTGACGTATCCGAAACGCGCATACCCAAAGCCGGACTATCCCAAATCGGCATACCCAAAACCGGCGATTCTATCAGATTCGGGTTCTATACAGCAATGTTTTTGGGCAGTTTTATCGTAGCGGCCTGTTGTATTATCTATCTGATCTTTACCAGCAGACGCAAAACAGAGGAAACGGTAAAAGCCATTGGCAGATGA
- the srtB gene encoding class B sortase translates to MNIAAIKIGRIAVKVASNVVDFMILTIILLMIAVSAYAMWDSDQVYQAADASRFAVYKPSAEEDSVSFTELQAMNPEVFGWLTVYGTNIDYPIAQGTDNAKYVNTSVFGTYSLSGAIFLDYLNNKDFQDFNSILYGHHMEKQAMFGDLGSFSNKNFFDSRIYGNLYFSGKDHGLEFFAFIKTDAYDGGVFTPCIQGREAQQAYLQNLMDKALYTRDIGVTAEDHILLLTTCSSDSTNGRDILAARITNECYSNTFNTENIREANGQVLVDMQDGIWESTPVWLRITLLIVLIILFVIAIHYILKRKRVKE, encoded by the coding sequence ATGAACATAGCAGCAATAAAGATCGGCAGAATAGCAGTAAAGGTCGCAAGCAATGTGGTTGATTTCATGATACTGACGATCATTCTGCTGATGATAGCGGTTTCCGCCTATGCCATGTGGGACTCTGACCAGGTATACCAGGCAGCAGACGCCTCCCGGTTCGCGGTTTACAAGCCCAGTGCAGAGGAAGACAGTGTATCCTTTACAGAGCTTCAGGCTATGAACCCGGAGGTGTTTGGCTGGCTGACTGTCTATGGTACCAATATAGACTATCCCATCGCGCAGGGTACCGACAATGCAAAATATGTGAATACCAGTGTCTTTGGGACCTACTCCCTTTCAGGAGCAATCTTCCTGGATTATTTAAACAACAAGGACTTCCAGGACTTTAACAGCATTTTGTACGGACATCACATGGAAAAACAAGCGATGTTCGGAGATCTTGGTTCCTTTAGCAATAAGAACTTTTTTGACAGCCGCATTTATGGAAATCTGTATTTCAGCGGCAAAGATCATGGACTGGAATTTTTTGCCTTTATTAAGACTGATGCATACGATGGAGGCGTATTTACACCCTGCATCCAGGGCAGGGAGGCACAGCAGGCATACCTGCAAAACCTCATGGATAAGGCCCTGTATACCCGGGATATTGGAGTGACTGCAGAAGATCATATCCTGCTTTTGACCACATGTTCTTCCGATTCAACCAATGGAAGGGACATTCTTGCAGCAAGAATTACGAACGAGTGCTACAGCAATACCTTTAATACGGAAAATATAAGGGAAGCAAACGGGCAGGTGCTGGTAGACATGCAAGACGGCATCTGGGAGAGCACCCCTGTGTGGCTGCGGATCACGCTATTAATAGTTTTGATCATCCTGTTTGTAATTGCCATTCATTATATATTAAAAAGAAAGCGCGTAAAGGAGTAG
- a CDS encoding DUF7601 domain-containing protein, with protein sequence MIKKQKKRFPRMLLTAALAVVMCLEVTAPAFADGGPLTGSETNPAKASITKMLDMPEGTTTPAANFTFSFTKKNYMGETTQSALSQMPDISPVTVLFSSTDAGSTDSQTGIKSVPKEVEVTPTFTSTGIYTYDITENENTYTIADPAKETMIYSQAKYEISYYVKEKNDHSGFYVETIVTKILVNDDGTDGSGEKINPNPGGPTGSGSYSGLVFRNAYTKNTGGVDPTIPGNQVLAISKVVAGDFADQTKYFSYDISITKPAVLTDEVTYKAYVIDSTGVVTGDANVASGDTGSIQTDDNGKKYIKVTTGATKVINLKHNQILVFNDLEVGATYVANLQGAVGYTPKARITSNGSVITPDLTAPEGQNLSTGSWLIGESKNGADFTSMFKTITPTGVVINNLPFIMILIIGAGAFTAFVVVKSNKRRVYGSKH encoded by the coding sequence ATGATTAAAAAACAAAAAAAGCGGTTCCCGCGTATGCTCTTAACGGCGGCACTTGCCGTGGTAATGTGCCTGGAAGTTACTGCACCTGCATTTGCAGATGGCGGTCCCCTCACTGGAAGTGAAACCAACCCTGCCAAAGCGTCTATAACAAAAATGCTGGACATGCCGGAAGGAACAACGACACCTGCGGCGAATTTCACTTTTTCTTTCACAAAGAAAAACTATATGGGAGAAACAACACAATCTGCTTTGAGCCAGATGCCGGACATTTCACCTGTAACTGTTTTATTCTCCAGCACCGATGCGGGCAGCACAGACAGCCAAACCGGAATCAAAAGCGTGCCAAAAGAAGTGGAAGTGACTCCCACCTTTACAAGTACGGGCATATATACATACGACATTACGGAGAATGAGAACACCTATACTATTGCAGATCCTGCGAAGGAAACCATGATTTATTCTCAGGCAAAATATGAAATCAGTTACTATGTAAAAGAGAAAAACGATCACTCAGGTTTCTATGTAGAAACGATTGTTACTAAAATCCTTGTAAATGACGACGGTACAGATGGTTCCGGCGAAAAGATTAATCCAAATCCCGGCGGTCCTACGGGAAGCGGCAGCTACAGCGGTCTTGTCTTCCGCAATGCCTATACAAAGAATACCGGAGGCGTGGACCCAACAATTCCCGGGAATCAGGTTCTTGCCATCAGTAAGGTTGTAGCAGGTGATTTTGCTGACCAGACAAAATACTTCAGCTATGATATTTCAATAACCAAACCTGCTGTGTTGACGGACGAGGTGACCTACAAGGCATATGTAATTGATTCTACCGGTGTGGTAACAGGGGATGCCAATGTAGCTTCTGGTGACACAGGCAGCATTCAAACCGATGATAACGGCAAAAAGTATATTAAAGTAACAACAGGAGCAACAAAGGTGATCAACCTCAAACATAACCAGATACTGGTTTTCAATGATTTAGAAGTTGGAGCAACATATGTTGCGAATTTACAAGGTGCTGTGGGTTATACTCCGAAAGCCCGGATTACTTCCAACGGCTCCGTGATAACTCCGGATTTAACTGCTCCTGAGGGACAAAACCTCAGTACCGGATCATGGCTTATCGGTGAGAGTAAGAATGGTGCTGATTTTACCAGCATGTTTAAAACCATAACTCCTACGGGCGTTGTAATCAATAACCTTCCCTTTATCATGATTCTGATCATAGGGGCAGGTGCGTTTACTGCTTTCGTAGTAGTGAAATCAAATAAAAGACGTGTTTACGGTTCCAAGCATTAA
- the lepB gene encoding signal peptidase I: protein MGEVYKHAKTKRILRSREPPGEPVMVSEPSLLMEILFLLAKIAAVLLVMLLGFTFMFGLCRNVDASMTPAVKDGDLVIFYRLDKNYVADDTLVLEFEGKKQVRRVIATAGDIVDITEEGLFINGALQQETKIYAPTQRYEVGAEFPITVREGQVFVLGDSRVNATDSRIYGAVDFKDTLGKVITILRRRDI, encoded by the coding sequence ATGGGAGAAGTTTATAAACATGCAAAAACCAAAAGGATCTTAAGGAGCCGGGAACCACCAGGGGAACCGGTAATGGTATCTGAACCTTCTCTGTTAATGGAAATTTTGTTTCTGTTAGCCAAGATTGCAGCGGTGCTGCTGGTCATGCTGCTAGGCTTCACCTTTATGTTCGGCCTTTGCCGCAATGTGGACGCCTCTATGACTCCTGCAGTTAAAGACGGTGACCTGGTGATCTTCTACCGACTGGACAAAAACTATGTGGCCGATGATACCCTTGTGCTGGAATTTGAGGGAAAAAAACAGGTGCGCAGGGTGATTGCTACGGCAGGTGATATTGTGGATATCACGGAGGAAGGGCTGTTCATCAACGGTGCACTGCAGCAGGAAACAAAGATATATGCCCCGACTCAGCGGTACGAAGTCGGTGCGGAGTTCCCGATTACAGTCAGGGAAGGGCAGGTATTTGTCCTTGGAGACAGCCGGGTAAACGCCACAGACAGCCGCATATATGGCGCTGTGGATTTCAAAGACACACTGGGGAAAGTGATAACAATCCTCAGACGAAGAGATATATAA